The following proteins come from a genomic window of Nostoc sp. TCL26-01:
- the ald gene encoding alanine dehydrogenase, with protein MEIGVPKETKDQEFRVGLSPSSVRVLQENGHSIFVETQAGNGAGFTDDDYRSAGAEIVPTVESAWNRELVVKVKEPLSSEYKFLQKGQILFTYLHLAADRKLTEHLIDCGTCAIAYETVEQSGANKLPLLTPMSIIAGRLAVQFGARYLERQQGGRGVLLGGVPGVKPGKVVILGGGVVGTEAARIAVGMGAAVQILDVNVERLSYLETLFGSRVELVYSNSAHIEAAVQEADLLIGAVLVLGRRAPILVSRQLVKQMHPGSVIVDVAVDQGGCVETLHATSHTNPIYIEEGVVHYGVPNMPGAVPWTATQALNNSTLPYVVQLANQGIKALDINSALAKGVNVQNHHLVHPAVQEVFPDLVS; from the coding sequence ATGGAAATTGGCGTTCCTAAAGAAACTAAAGACCAAGAGTTTAGAGTAGGGTTGAGTCCTTCCAGCGTGCGGGTATTGCAAGAAAATGGGCATAGCATTTTTGTGGAGACTCAAGCAGGTAATGGTGCAGGGTTTACAGATGATGATTATCGCAGTGCGGGGGCAGAAATTGTCCCGACGGTAGAGTCAGCTTGGAACCGAGAATTAGTGGTTAAAGTTAAAGAACCGCTAAGTAGCGAGTACAAATTTTTGCAGAAAGGGCAGATATTGTTTACCTATCTGCATTTGGCAGCCGATCGCAAACTCACGGAGCATTTAATTGATTGTGGCACGTGTGCGATCGCTTACGAAACCGTAGAGCAATCAGGGGCGAATAAATTACCTTTACTTACCCCCATGAGTATTATTGCTGGTCGGCTAGCAGTCCAATTTGGTGCTAGATACTTAGAACGTCAGCAAGGCGGTAGAGGTGTGCTGTTGGGTGGTGTCCCTGGAGTCAAACCAGGCAAAGTAGTAATTTTAGGTGGTGGTGTAGTTGGTACAGAAGCGGCCAGAATCGCTGTTGGTATGGGTGCTGCTGTGCAAATTCTCGATGTAAATGTGGAACGCTTATCTTACTTAGAAACTCTCTTTGGTTCTAGAGTTGAATTAGTTTATAGTAATTCTGCCCACATTGAAGCAGCTGTCCAAGAAGCCGATTTGCTTATCGGTGCTGTTTTAGTACTAGGACGGAGAGCGCCAATTCTAGTATCCCGCCAATTAGTCAAACAAATGCACCCTGGTTCAGTAATAGTTGATGTTGCTGTTGACCAAGGTGGTTGTGTAGAAACCCTACACGCCACATCCCACACTAACCCGATATACATAGAAGAGGGTGTTGTACATTACGGTGTTCCCAATATGCCGGGAGCAGTACCTTGGACAGCTACCCAAGCCTTAAATAACAGTACATTACCTTATGTTGTGCAGTTGGCAAATCAGGGAATTAAAGCACTAGATATTAACTCTGCTCTTGCTAAAGGTGTCAACGTCCAGAATCATCACCTAGTACATCCCGCCGTGCAAGAGGTATTTCCTGATTTGGTAAGTTAA
- a CDS encoding metal-sensitive transcriptional regulator, whose translation MNGSNRLDQEPLPVSPKMEDDHDHDHEYNLSGHTHGEINTVHSHIHSEESLRKIVNRLSRIEGHIRGIKTMVQQSSPCPDVLLQIAAVRGAIDRVARIVLDEHLTECVARAAKEGNIDAEMEQLKAALDRFLP comes from the coding sequence ATGAATGGATCAAACCGATTAGATCAAGAACCTTTGCCTGTATCGCCAAAAATGGAAGATGACCACGATCATGATCATGAATATAACCTCTCAGGTCATACGCATGGGGAGATCAATACGGTTCATTCTCACATTCATTCTGAAGAATCATTAAGAAAGATTGTTAATCGATTGTCACGTATAGAAGGTCATATTCGTGGTATCAAGACAATGGTGCAACAAAGTAGCCCTTGTCCTGACGTTTTGTTACAAATTGCGGCTGTTAGGGGTGCAATAGATCGAGTAGCCAGAATTGTTTTGGATGAGCATTTAACTGAGTGTGTTGCTAGAGCAGCCAAGGAAGGTAACATAGATGCAGAAATGGAACAATTAAAAGCTGCCTTAGATAGATTCTTACCGTAA
- a CDS encoding DUF4385 domain-containing protein translates to MTFDYSLDYQNINFRQHPELYRVGKGEQGVLLVEPYKSEILPYWRFKTPEIARESSEKIYQIFLDYLEKDDFIGADMARKFLQMGYTRSRRYANHKSGKKYERSPATDQKEILPYDVDPVKAESAAIFKAKWIEAKTNATYRQLLARHKQIYETANR, encoded by the coding sequence ATGACTTTCGATTATTCTTTGGATTATCAAAATATCAATTTTCGCCAACATCCTGAACTTTATCGAGTCGGTAAAGGTGAACAAGGTGTACTTTTAGTAGAGCCATATAAATCAGAAATTCTTCCCTATTGGCGCTTTAAAACTCCTGAGATTGCTAGAGAATCCAGTGAAAAAATCTACCAAATTTTTCTTGATTATTTAGAAAAAGATGACTTTATTGGTGCAGATATGGCACGGAAGTTTTTACAAATGGGTTATACGCGATCGCGTCGTTATGCAAATCATAAAAGTGGTAAAAAGTATGAGCGATCGCCTGCCACTGATCAGAAAGAAATCCTACCCTATGATGTAGATCCAGTCAAGGCTGAGTCAGCAGCAATATTCAAAGCCAAGTGGATAGAAGCAAAAACAAATGCAACATACCGTCAGCTTTTAGCTAGGCATAAACAAATTTACGAAACAGCCAATAGATAA
- a CDS encoding HhoA/HhoB/HtrA family serine endopeptidase: MRFSKVRRSIRQLGTHVLAIIIGVALTVSTLRVLPSQAEPAPNPNTTVAVPELVAQKQSPATVAVGNNSFVTAAVNRVGSAVVRIDTERTITRRVDPVMEDPFFRRFFGDSFQGQLPPEQMRGLGSGFIIDKNGLILTNAHVVDKADRVTVRLKDGRTFDGKVQGIDEVTDLAVVKINAGNNLPVASLGSSNNVQVGDWAIAVGNPLGFDNTVTLGIVSTLKRSSAQVGITDKRLDFIQTDAAINPGNSGGPLLNDKGEVIGINTAIRADAMGIGFAIPIDKAKAIATQLQRDGKVAHPYLGVQMATLTPQLAKQNNTDPNSAFTIPEVNGVLVIRVLPNSPAANAGIRRGDVILQIDGVAITSAEQLQNIVEDSRLGQVLQVKVQRGNQTQQLSVRTAELQNANS; this comes from the coding sequence ATGCGATTCTCCAAAGTACGACGGTCTATACGCCAACTCGGTACTCATGTATTAGCAATAATTATAGGAGTGGCACTGACGGTTAGCACTCTGCGTGTGTTGCCATCACAAGCGGAACCTGCACCCAATCCTAATACAACTGTAGCTGTGCCAGAACTAGTTGCTCAAAAACAATCACCAGCAACGGTAGCTGTAGGTAACAATAGCTTTGTCACAGCAGCAGTCAATCGTGTTGGTTCAGCAGTAGTCAGAATTGACACAGAACGGACGATTACTCGTCGTGTCGATCCTGTTATGGAAGATCCTTTTTTCCGGCGCTTTTTTGGTGATAGCTTCCAAGGGCAATTACCACCAGAACAAATGCGGGGACTGGGTTCTGGATTTATTATTGATAAAAATGGCTTAATTTTGACCAACGCTCACGTAGTTGATAAAGCCGATCGCGTGACAGTTCGTCTTAAGGATGGTCGCACTTTTGATGGCAAAGTTCAAGGGATTGATGAAGTCACAGATTTAGCTGTGGTGAAAATTAACGCTGGGAATAATTTACCCGTGGCTTCCTTGGGTTCTTCCAACAATGTGCAAGTGGGAGATTGGGCGATCGCTGTTGGTAATCCTCTGGGTTTTGATAATACTGTTACACTTGGTATTGTCAGTACTCTCAAGCGTTCTAGCGCTCAAGTGGGAATCACTGATAAGCGTTTGGACTTCATTCAAACTGACGCAGCTATTAACCCTGGTAATTCTGGCGGCCCCTTATTGAATGACAAAGGTGAAGTCATCGGGATTAACACCGCCATTCGGGCTGATGCTATGGGTATCGGCTTTGCTATTCCTATTGATAAGGCTAAAGCGATCGCAACTCAATTACAACGTGATGGTAAAGTTGCTCACCCCTACTTGGGTGTACAGATGGCAACTTTAACACCCCAGCTAGCTAAACAAAACAACACTGATCCTAATTCTGCTTTCACTATCCCTGAAGTCAACGGGGTTTTAGTCATCCGAGTTTTACCAAATTCCCCAGCTGCAAATGCTGGTATCCGACGCGGAGATGTGATTCTGCAAATTGATGGGGTAGCAATCACTAGTGCAGAACAGTTGCAAAACATTGTAGAAGATAGCCGTCTGGGGCAAGTTTTACAAGTGAAAGTGCAACGGGGTAATCAAACACAACAGTTGTCAGTACGTACGGCTGAGTTACAGAATGCCAATTCGTAA
- a CDS encoding helix-turn-helix domain-containing protein, with product MQRWLKAYAESGIDTLVSRKKGSGRPPIINTDVQEQLSKELEDPQGFKSYEEIRTWLKAVEGVEASYKVVHDTVRYRMKAKLKVPRAVGIKHQPEAEEEFKKNFHNT from the coding sequence GTGCAAAGGTGGTTAAAGGCTTATGCAGAATCGGGAATTGACACTCTGGTATCAAGAAAAAAAGGTTCAGGGCGACCACCAATTATTAACACAGATGTTCAAGAGCAACTTTCAAAGGAACTAGAAGACCCCCAGGGATTTAAAAGTTATGAAGAAATCCGAACATGGTTAAAAGCGGTAGAGGGAGTAGAAGCTTCATACAAAGTAGTACACGATACAGTGCGTTATCGAATGAAAGCGAAGCTAAAAGTACCGCGTGCAGTAGGTATAAAACACCAACCAGAAGCGGAAGAGGAGTTTAAAAAAAACTTCCACAATACATAG
- a CDS encoding SDR family oxidoreductase: MTFVNSEDLVLVVGATGGVGQLVVAKLLEKNVKVRILTRSVEKATKMFANQVEVVVGDIRKPNTLPAAVNGVTHIISCTGTTAFPSARWEFEPEPNLLEWGKFFLDSDYREAQAKNSPAKLDADGVSNLVAAAPRNLKRFVFVSSLGIRRKHQLPFKILNGFGVLDAKQKGETVVINSGLPYTIIRPGRLIDGPYTSYDLNTLLKATTGGKLDVVLGQGDTIAGDASRIDVAAACVESIFYPSSTGQVFELINQGTRPSVIDWEKLFSGLTTPI; this comes from the coding sequence ATGACTTTTGTGAACAGTGAAGATTTGGTGCTGGTTGTTGGTGCTACTGGTGGAGTAGGACAACTGGTAGTAGCTAAGTTGTTGGAAAAAAATGTGAAGGTTCGCATCCTGACGCGGAGTGTGGAAAAAGCAACAAAGATGTTTGCCAATCAAGTGGAAGTTGTGGTTGGTGATATCCGCAAACCCAATACACTCCCCGCAGCAGTAAACGGTGTGACTCACATCATATCTTGTACTGGCACTACCGCTTTTCCCTCAGCTAGATGGGAGTTTGAGCCAGAACCTAATTTATTAGAATGGGGGAAATTTTTTCTCGATTCTGATTATAGGGAAGCGCAAGCCAAGAATAGCCCAGCCAAGCTTGATGCAGATGGTGTGAGTAATTTAGTCGCCGCCGCACCACGTAATTTAAAAAGGTTTGTGTTTGTTTCTTCTTTAGGCATTCGCCGCAAACATCAGCTACCGTTTAAGATTCTCAATGGGTTTGGTGTGCTGGATGCCAAACAAAAGGGTGAAACTGTTGTGATCAATTCGGGATTACCTTACACTATTATCCGTCCAGGACGCTTGATTGACGGCCCTTACACTTCTTATGACCTCAATACTCTGCTGAAGGCGACAACTGGCGGTAAGCTGGATGTAGTTTTGGGTCAAGGTGATACTATTGCAGGTGATGCTAGTCGAATTGATGTCGCCGCAGCTTGCGTGGAATCTATCTTTTATCCATCTAGTACAGGGCAAGTTTTTGAGTTAATCAATCAAGGTACAAGGCCATCTGTGATTGATTGGGAAAAACTGTTTTCTGGCTTAACAACTCCTATTTAG
- a CDS encoding saccharopine dehydrogenase family protein: MTDRVLILGGRGRIGGSVAQDIATYTQAQITITGRSPQTAKSSSWDLGERAKFLVLDLAEVDKLREAIANSNLVIHCAGPFHYRDANVLKICIEQGVNYLDVSDHRSFTSKALKYHQQAVAAGVTAIVNTGIFPGISNSMVRQGVEQFDEPEKIHLSYLVAGSGGAGITVMRTTFLGLQYPFTAWLDGQWQTVKPYSQREVVNFPSPYGNTGVYWFDMPETFTLPAAFPTVKTVITKFGSVPDFYNHLTWIAAHIFPKWLMQRHGAIEFLSHVSHFMTDVTNPFSGIGVAVRSEVTGIKAGKKDIYCSTLVHENTAVASGCGTGSIAQFLLEGKLQKPGVWAVESALSTDLFIQAMQSRGITIHHS; the protein is encoded by the coding sequence ATGACAGATCGCGTATTAATTCTTGGAGGCAGGGGGCGAATTGGTGGTAGTGTTGCTCAAGATATAGCCACCTATACCCAAGCGCAGATTACTATTACGGGACGTTCTCCACAAACTGCTAAAAGTAGTAGCTGGGATTTGGGAGAGAGAGCGAAGTTTTTGGTGTTAGATTTGGCTGAGGTTGACAAATTACGGGAAGCGATCGCCAACTCTAATCTAGTTATTCATTGTGCGGGGCCGTTTCACTATCGAGATGCCAATGTTCTGAAAATCTGCATTGAACAAGGCGTTAACTATTTAGATGTTAGTGATCATCGTTCTTTTACTAGTAAGGCTTTAAAATATCATCAGCAAGCCGTTGCTGCGGGTGTAACGGCAATAGTCAATACAGGGATTTTTCCTGGTATTTCTAATAGTATGGTACGTCAGGGAGTTGAGCAATTTGACGAGCCAGAAAAGATTCATTTAAGTTATTTAGTAGCTGGTTCTGGTGGTGCGGGAATTACAGTCATGCGGACTACATTTCTCGGTTTGCAATATCCTTTTACGGCTTGGTTGGATGGTCAATGGCAAACAGTTAAACCCTATAGTCAAAGAGAAGTGGTGAATTTTCCTTCACCCTATGGAAACACTGGGGTTTATTGGTTTGATATGCCAGAAACTTTTACTCTACCCGCAGCTTTCCCCACAGTGAAAACTGTGATCACTAAATTTGGCTCAGTCCCCGATTTTTATAATCACTTAACTTGGATTGCTGCACATATTTTTCCTAAATGGTTAATGCAACGTCATGGGGCGATTGAATTCTTATCTCATGTGAGTCATTTCATGACAGATGTGACTAATCCTTTTAGTGGGATTGGTGTTGCGGTACGCTCGGAAGTTACAGGTATAAAAGCAGGTAAAAAGGATATTTATTGCTCAACTTTAGTACATGAAAATACAGCAGTAGCGTCTGGTTGTGGTACAGGTAGTATTGCTCAATTTTTATTAGAAGGTAAGTTGCAAAAACCAGGAGTTTGGGCAGTAGAATCAGCGCTATCGACAGATTTATTTATCCAAGCTATGCAAAGCCGAGGTATCACAATTCATCACAGTTAA
- the cutA gene encoding divalent-cation tolerance protein CutA — translation MKIYYITLNNTDEARKIGRTLLERKLAVCVNWFPITCAYNWQGEITEEAEVVLIVKTQDGYALEIEQVIQENITYTNFMAEISPVAVNQSFLNWLNAEVPVRSLQPTP, via the coding sequence ATGAAAATTTACTATATAACTTTAAATAATACAGATGAAGCACGAAAAATTGGTCGCACATTACTTGAGCGTAAGTTAGCAGTTTGTGTCAACTGGTTTCCAATTACTTGTGCTTATAATTGGCAAGGAGAAATTACTGAAGAAGCAGAAGTAGTTCTGATTGTCAAGACTCAAGATGGTTATGCTTTAGAAATAGAGCAAGTGATTCAAGAAAATATTACCTATACTAATTTTATGGCTGAAATTTCACCTGTAGCCGTGAATCAAAGTTTTCTCAATTGGTTAAACGCTGAAGTCCCAGTGCGATCGCTACAACCTACCCCATGA
- a CDS encoding dihydrofolate reductase family protein: MRKISLFIASSLDGYIARESGDIDWLFTDQDYGYTEFLAKVDTIIMGNKTYQQVLSFGDYPYHEKEVFIFSQTQQQEPSNNAKYVSSNWQDFINDLRQSSGGDIWLVGGAQMIYFFLKHNFIDELILSIHPIILGSGIPLIFSDRTLETALELKNMETFNTGLVQLSYNLKSTGKTKSKLSGI, from the coding sequence GTGCGAAAAATTAGTTTATTTATTGCTTCTAGTCTTGATGGATATATTGCCAGAGAATCAGGAGATATAGATTGGCTTTTCACTGATCAAGATTATGGTTACACTGAGTTTTTAGCCAAAGTTGACACTATCATTATGGGGAATAAAACTTATCAACAAGTCCTCAGTTTTGGTGATTACCCATACCATGAAAAGGAAGTTTTTATTTTTTCTCAAACACAACAACAAGAACCTAGCAACAATGCTAAATACGTGAGTAGTAATTGGCAAGATTTTATTAATGACCTACGTCAATCAAGCGGTGGTGATATTTGGTTAGTTGGTGGCGCACAGATGATTTATTTTTTTCTCAAACACAATTTTATCGACGAATTAATTCTTTCAATACACCCCATTATTTTAGGTAGTGGCATTCCCTTAATCTTTAGCGATCGCACTCTAGAAACAGCACTAGAGTTAAAAAATATGGAGACTTTTAACACTGGCTTAGTGCAATTATCTTATAACCTAAAAAGTACCGGAAAAACAAAAAGTAAGTTGAGTGGAATATAG
- a CDS encoding MFS transporter, producing the protein MNGLKLSSNILWVRVWVLAGLQAAITLCWLVYHAYLPQLLVQFGFPPSLAVSLLVIENALSVILEPLMGGLSEQNQRWVGSRFLFISAGVILSATLLIAIPCIVTFVEPKSVWRSLLPITLVAWALAMTIFRSPAMALLNKYSTPAELPLAFSVVTLAGGIVGAFRPIANKFILSLGSIFAFLIASLVLLATAYVLRLVNYQDPPVDEYPKKTVSLPWFKLSLILTTGFSVGWGSRLLMGVLSQILLTQFPGNDWLMVWVGLAIAIASLPAGWLSVKIGDRQAMLLGIGITLISLLVMVFVSLQVPFLCLLIFGFSLIINGTIPFAFKLVSRPWEGLAIGTYFGGFALAMSIFGAIFLQPQAITPIAGTLGATLAFLLTGGCIFAGGNTK; encoded by the coding sequence ATGAACGGTTTAAAGTTATCGTCAAATATTTTATGGGTTCGGGTTTGGGTATTAGCCGGATTACAGGCAGCAATTACCCTTTGTTGGTTAGTTTATCATGCTTATCTACCCCAGCTTCTCGTTCAGTTTGGTTTTCCCCCATCTTTAGCCGTCAGTTTGTTAGTCATTGAAAATGCCTTGAGTGTGATTCTAGAACCACTCATGGGTGGACTTTCTGAACAAAACCAACGTTGGGTAGGTAGTCGATTTCTCTTTATTTCCGCAGGTGTGATCCTGTCAGCGACTTTGTTGATTGCCATACCATGTATTGTCACTTTTGTGGAACCGAAATCTGTTTGGCGATCGCTCTTACCAATCACCTTAGTCGCTTGGGCGTTAGCCATGACAATATTTCGTAGTCCAGCGATGGCTTTACTTAATAAATACTCCACACCTGCTGAATTACCCTTAGCATTTAGCGTTGTTACCTTAGCTGGGGGAATAGTTGGGGCTTTTCGACCGATCGCCAATAAGTTTATCCTCAGTTTAGGCTCAATATTTGCCTTTTTGATCGCTTCTCTAGTCTTACTGGCGACTGCATATGTGTTGCGATTAGTCAACTATCAAGATCCACCAGTTGATGAATATCCCAAAAAAACCGTATCCCTACCTTGGTTTAAATTGAGTCTAATTTTGACTACAGGTTTTAGTGTGGGGTGGGGTTCTCGGTTGCTGATGGGTGTTTTAAGCCAGATTTTACTTACCCAGTTTCCTGGTAATGATTGGTTGATGGTGTGGGTAGGATTAGCGATCGCCATTGCTAGTTTACCTGCTGGGTGGTTGAGTGTGAAGATAGGCGATCGTCAAGCCATGCTGCTGGGTATTGGTATCACCCTGATTTCACTGCTAGTTATGGTTTTCGTCAGTTTGCAAGTTCCTTTTCTGTGCCTGCTCATATTCGGCTTTAGTCTCATCATCAACGGCACAATACCTTTTGCTTTCAAGTTAGTATCTCGTCCTTGGGAAGGTTTAGCAATAGGCACATATTTTGGTGGTTTTGCTTTAGCAATGAGTATATTTGGGGCAATTTTCCTCCAACCCCAAGCAATTACACCGATTGCAGGTACATTGGGTGCGACATTGGCGTTTTTGCTAACGGGTGGATGTATTTTTGCTGGTGGGAATACTAAATAG
- a CDS encoding IS630 family transposase gives MEVIQKYVIPPIDKQRRIRYWCEDESRVGLKTEAGRLITNFGTKPIGIMQWKRENFYLYGLVEPLTGEYFIWEFSHLNAACFQIFLEKFSATYSQDIHIIQLDNGAFHFSQHLQIPENIILLFQPPHTPQVNPIERLWEEVKRHLAWESFATLDELRHFIWKRLEKLNTLTVASITGWDFILDALFESNFS, from the coding sequence ATAGAAGTAATTCAGAAATATGTCATACCACCAATAGATAAGCAAAGAAGAATTAGATACTGGTGCGAGGATGAAAGCCGTGTGGGGTTGAAGACTGAAGCGGGTAGATTAATTACCAACTTTGGGACTAAACCTATCGGTATCATGCAATGGAAACGGGAGAATTTTTATTTATACGGATTAGTAGAACCGTTAACGGGCGAATATTTTATTTGGGAGTTTTCTCATTTAAATGCGGCTTGTTTTCAGATTTTTTTAGAAAAATTCTCTGCTACTTATTCCCAAGATATACATATTATTCAATTAGACAACGGTGCTTTTCATTTTAGCCAACATCTTCAGATACCAGAAAATATAATTTTGTTATTTCAACCCCCACACACACCGCAAGTTAATCCAATTGAGCGGTTATGGGAAGAAGTTAAAAGACATTTGGCTTGGGAAAGTTTTGCCACGTTAGATGAATTAAGACACTTTATCTGGAAACGTTTGGAGAAATTAAACACATTAACCGTTGCTTCTATAACAGGGTGGGATTTTATTCTTGATGCTTTATTTGAATCAAATTTTTCGTGA
- a CDS encoding MBL fold metallo-hydrolase, with amino-acid sequence MLFRQLFDQESSTYTYLIADSETKVAILVDPVIEQVERDLQVLRELGLTLQYCLETHIHADHITGTDRLRGLTGCLGVVPENAAASCADFALGDGQRLRLGNVEIQVIATPGHTNSHLAYLVNGTHLLTGDALLIRGCGRTDFQSGDPGVLYDAVTQKLFTLPEDTLVYPGHDYQGQTVSTIGEEKRWNPRFAGRDRYEFIELMNHLNLPKPKRMLEALPANQQCGKV; translated from the coding sequence ATGCTATTTCGCCAACTTTTCGACCAAGAATCAAGTACCTATACTTACCTGATTGCTGATTCAGAAACTAAGGTGGCTATTTTAGTTGATCCGGTGATCGAACAGGTAGAACGTGACTTACAGGTACTGCGAGAATTAGGACTGACTTTGCAATATTGTCTAGAAACCCATATCCACGCCGATCATATCACTGGTACAGATAGACTCAGGGGGCTGACTGGGTGCTTGGGTGTTGTACCAGAGAACGCCGCCGCTAGTTGTGCCGATTTTGCGCTGGGGGATGGTCAGAGATTAAGATTGGGGAATGTAGAGATTCAAGTGATCGCTACTCCTGGTCATACCAATAGTCATTTAGCTTATCTCGTCAATGGTACGCACTTGTTAACCGGAGATGCTCTATTGATTCGTGGTTGTGGTCGTACTGACTTTCAAAGTGGCGACCCTGGAGTATTATACGATGCTGTCACCCAAAAATTATTTACCCTACCAGAAGATACATTAGTTTATCCTGGTCACGATTACCAAGGGCAGACAGTTTCTACCATCGGTGAAGAAAAACGTTGGAATCCCCGGTTTGCTGGACGCGATCGCTATGAGTTTATTGAGTTGATGAATCACCTAAATTTGCCCAAACCCAAGAGGATGCTAGAAGCTTTACCAGCGAATCAACAGTGCGGTAAAGTATAG
- a CDS encoding aromatic acid exporter family protein, with product MVKPSKRLSPTDNRGKNSQASSFAERFQRKVGVLRSHHVPIISKFITWAATPKGLSLIIHGKMAFKMGVAAALALVIAQKLQWEYPFYAVIAAIIVMSSTHGSTFKQGVQRLIGTVTGAIAGVIFVSVLGSNFWSLGICVFITLWLAYYWQFNEAAKLAGYVSAIVILSHSSSPLIYAWHRFLETLLGIAVALLVNNLIFPAHADTELRRCLSQILVNLQQFYHLVIECALTGTYDRQSVDALKITIITSLRTSRELWQEVKQGQTNESSETQLNEAGEFLIRRIWEHILAMEHTVLARKQDTFWQMLSPQITALSNETQNSLLTLAMAVKSRETHISLTEIDVALFQATKELEQLKTIPQTDYSIDELLRFFTFFYIMEEVARKLQRMAGMI from the coding sequence ATGGTAAAACCTAGTAAGCGTCTTTCTCCCACCGATAATCGAGGCAAAAATTCCCAAGCTTCATCATTCGCGGAGCGTTTTCAAAGAAAGGTGGGTGTTCTGCGATCGCATCATGTCCCAATTATCTCCAAATTTATCACTTGGGCAGCAACACCTAAAGGTCTGTCATTGATTATCCACGGCAAGATGGCATTTAAAATGGGTGTCGCTGCTGCACTGGCGCTTGTAATTGCCCAAAAGTTGCAATGGGAATATCCATTTTATGCAGTGATTGCGGCAATTATTGTTATGTCATCTACCCACGGTAGTACTTTTAAGCAAGGTGTGCAGCGATTAATCGGAACGGTGACTGGGGCTATCGCTGGTGTCATATTTGTTTCTGTTTTGGGGAGTAATTTTTGGTCATTAGGAATATGTGTATTTATTACTTTATGGCTGGCTTATTATTGGCAATTTAACGAAGCAGCCAAGTTAGCAGGTTATGTATCAGCGATCGTGATTTTGAGTCATAGTAGTTCACCTTTAATATATGCTTGGCATAGATTTTTAGAAACTCTTTTAGGTATTGCTGTTGCCTTACTCGTTAATAATTTAATTTTTCCTGCTCATGCGGATACAGAACTGAGGCGTTGCTTATCGCAAATCTTGGTAAACTTGCAACAATTTTATCACCTAGTTATAGAATGTGCGTTAACAGGAACATATGATCGCCAATCTGTAGATGCTTTGAAAATAACTATCATCACGTCTCTAAGAACAAGCAGAGAACTCTGGCAAGAAGTTAAACAGGGACAAACAAATGAATCATCAGAAACACAGCTTAATGAAGCTGGGGAATTTCTCATCCGCAGAATTTGGGAACATATTTTGGCGATGGAGCATACAGTATTAGCCAGAAAACAGGATACTTTTTGGCAAATGTTATCACCCCAAATTACCGCACTATCAAATGAAACACAAAATTCTCTCCTCACCTTAGCAATGGCAGTTAAATCGAGGGAAACTCACATATCTTTAACAGAAATAGATGTTGCTCTTTTTCAAGCTACAAAGGAATTGGAACAACTCAAAACCATACCGCAAACAGACTATTCCATAGATGAACTACTCAGATTTTTTACCTTCTTTTATATAATGGAAGAAGTCGCTAGAAAACTGCAAAGAATGGCAGGTATGATATAA